A window of Sander vitreus isolate 19-12246 unplaced genomic scaffold, sanVit1 ctg535_0, whole genome shotgun sequence genomic DNA:
ACTTCCCAGTCCTGACGGCCTGTTCAGCCTCACCATTGCTGCGGGGAAATCGCGTGCAAACTGAACGAAATAATGGCAGGAGAATTGTGGGCCGTTGTCCGTGACAAGCACTTCAGGACATCCGTAAAGAGCGAATGAGGCTTTAAACCTCTCAACAGTCAGGATACAACTcaacaacttttatgcattctTCTTCTACCTACATACAGGCATATCATTGTCAGTAGAGCCCCGTCCTAGAGCACCACCAGGTGGCTATAACCAACCATTACAGTAATGTGCTGCAGGTCTGTTGTTTTTAGCTGAGGTAGAAAGAGAATATGTGGTTAAAACAGATCGTGATGCTGTTCTGCCCTTATTGTTCTCTGTGATCTCCACGAAGTATGTAGCTGTGGTGTGTTTTATGTGGACTGACTGCGTCAGACtcagtttaacattttgtattatattttattatacttTGCAATGTTGTAACTTAGGAAGCAATTTGGCCTTGTATGCTCTGATTAATTTGGCATGCAGTTATCACACCAGTCATTATTTAGTTTGAATAAAAACTCAACTTCTGGCCGttttggaagaaggaaataaCAAGAGTAACAGGCAAAGGTGTAGATTTGCAGGGGAAATGTGTGGACCCTCCCAAAAGggatgaaaataatagtttggggggtactgaaaaaaatgtaacaaaatataaTGTTAGCCTATCCaaaattgtatgtatttaaatgCAGTATTACCATCACATAGCAACAATTCAGGAAATAATCTAATGAAATACGATTTTCAAACCCTCACTCCCCATTGGGCTGTACCATTTCTCTGGTACGTCCAGACTGTATTCTTTGATATCACTTCACTAGCTGTCAAAACGTACGTACCGGGTACGGACGCAGGCGCTGGTGTATCAGCGAAATTAAGAGTACTGGCTGAATCAACTTTAATCTCTGCCTATGGTTTTGACTGCCATGTCATCATGCGTTGTGCTTTGTGTTAAATGTTATGAGCAGCTCGTCATCTAAACAGGTTTTCAGAACTGTCTTAATTTGGTTGTTAATAGTGTTTCTCTCATCTGTAATGAAGTCATCGTCTAGCTAgctatctagctagctaaaagtTAATACAGCTCCTGAAGCTCTCTGTACCAAGCAAATATTGTCCATATCTTGGTGAAACTAAGCCAATAATGGTTGAATTAATGCAAGCAGTTTATTATCTCATGGACAAGGTTGTCGGATGGAAACATgctcaaatgtgtgtgtttgaactgCTGCAGAAGCTAGCTAGACTAGTTAGTCTATCTGTATTTAGGCGTGAGATAGGTCTTCACTCCCGTCCTGAACAACATACAGATCGCTATGGTTTAATCGGAGGTCTCCCTTCCACTCAGCGGCCATGACCATCGCTGCTGCTTAGCTTAAAAACATTAGGCCTACAATTACATGCCGTAGCAGGAGTTCCATAGGTATACTGACACGGGGAGAGGTTTAATGAGGCGATTTATCATTTTGTGCAATTTCATTCTTACTTCTCTTATCTTAACAAGAGCGAATCTGTACTAATATTCAGGGAATTTTGCATGTAGATTAGTGGTTCTCATGTGTGTATGCCTATATAAAATGGAGAGTGACGTCACCAGTCGAAATAGCTGTACCCCCCGAAGCACACGGTATAATTCAAACATTGTTAGTGGCCTCTGTCCCATTCGATGTAATGCCACTATTccatcatatacacacacacacacacacacaaacacacacacatggctccCTAACGCCCACAaatgcacactttttttttttttaacaaataataaaaaattgtctttttaaataGATGTATGTTTTTTCTCTCACAGTGTGTGTAGTTCTGTCTGCTGCCAGCAATGTGCCATCTGAAGAAGAAGTGCCCAAACCAGGAGAAGTTCCCTGTGACATCTCTGTGGAGAACCTGGAAGGCAGGATGTGTACGAAGCACGATAAACCTCTGGAGCTGTTCTGTAAGACCAACCAGACATGTGTCTGCATGCTCTGCACTGTTTTAGACCACAAAATACATGATGGTGTTCCTCTGAAAGAAGGATATGAAGGAAAGAAGGTAGAGCTGTGGAAGACAGGGGCTGAAATTCAgcagatgatccagaagagacgACTGAAGATTCAGGAGGTCAAACACTCAGTTGACTTTAGTAGGATACATGCAGACAGAAAGATAGCAGAAGGTGTTCAGGTCTTCACTTCTCTGAAGGAGTCTGTTGAGAGAGGCCTGAACGAGCTCATCAACACGAtcaaagagaagcagaaaacaacagaaaaacaggcCGAAGCTTTCATCAAAGAGCTGGAACAGGAAATCTCTGAGCTGATGAAGAGAAGCACTGAGGTGAAGCAGGTGTTACGCTCTGAAGACCACCTCCATCTTCTCCAGAGTGTCCAGTCCCTAAACATCCAACAACCTCCACCCACCAAGGACTGGACAGTGGTCAGCGTCCGTCAATCATCATATGAGGGGACTGTGGTGAAAGCTGTGGTTCAGCTGGAGGAGACACTCAGTAAAGAGATGAAGAAGCTGCTTGAAGCCGAGCTGAAGATGGTCCAGCAGTATGGAGTGGATGTGACTCTTGATCCTGATACAGCACATCCTAATCTCATCCTGTCTGATGATAGGAAACAAGTGAAAGATCGTGATCTACTATCTATGCTACTCAGGAAGAATCTGCCGGACACCCCAAAGAGATTTTCTGAGTGTGCTTGTGTTTTAGGAAAACAGAGTTTCTCTTCAGGCAGATTATACTTTAAGGTTCAAGTTAAAGGAAAGACTGACTGGGATTTAGGACTGGCCAGAGAGTCGATCAACAGGAAGGGAGCAGTCGCATTGAGCCCTCAGTATGGTTACTGGACGATATGGTTGAGAAATGGAAATGAGTACTACGCTGCTGATGGCCCTCCAGTCCTTCTCTCTCTGAAGTCTCAGCCTAAGACGGTGGGGGTGTTTGTGGAttatgaggagggtctggtctcCTTTTATGACGTAGATGCTGCAGCTCTTATCTACTCCTTTACTGGCTGCTCCTTCACTGAGAAACTCTTCCCATACTTCAGTCCCTGTGACAATGACGATGGTAAAAACGCTGCCCCTCTGATCATCTCTCCTGTCAGAGGAAAATAATCACTGATCTCATGTCAggtattgatttattttcaagTAAGGGAACAAAtgtacatattcatatattttatatctTATTTTCTACAGAATCTGTTTCCTGTGGTGACTGATTTACATTGTATTCCATTTATTATCACATGGTTAAATGTGCAGTAATTCTTTGCAAATTGAATCGAACTTCATCTTGACATATTTGGTGTCTTTAGAAAACAGATTTCTTCTGGAAGTTATAATAAATGTCTGTGGGTTTAACAGAGGTTTAAATAGATATCGTCCACATAACGTGTTTCATGATGCATCCCATTAATGTGTTGATGAATTATGACTAGAAACAAAGCAATTCCAGATATCcacaaatggagaaaaaaaacacaaatgtttgtgttgttattCTCTATTGTTAATATCTAAAATTAAAGGTAAAGTGCAAATCTAATGGGACAATTAGGATCTAAGAGGTATGTGGTGTAAATTGGttgtctgatgttttatttgttacattcCTCAATAATGAGACAGGAAAGAAAAAGTCTGAATTATTGTGGCATAATTGCAGAAATAAAGTCTGTTTTTTGAGACCAAGAATGTTAATGGTGTTATTCATAAATCACTTCTTCTGACATCACTTTAAACTGCtactaccaaaataaaaaaaataaaaaaaaacgaaaacatcgccaaaggtgaaataaattggaaaaaaagtgaaaaacattaaaaaaaatcaaaacaaacaaaaaacttaaaaaaattgacaaaaacataataaaaacaactgccaaaaagtgacaaaagatttcaataaaattgacaaaaacgtcgagaaaagtgtagaaaaagaacaacaaaatgttgaaatttcagcccagaaaaacacaaagttgcatggtcga
This region includes:
- the LOC144514290 gene encoding uncharacterized protein LOC144514290; the encoded protein is MKAVDLFNTLEDLKEEEFKKFKWHLQQQDILEGYQSIKVSKLEKAERQDTVDVMVNTYQLHGALKVTKKVLEMINRNDLVQSLPDTSSGPQDHKIHDGVPLKEGYEGKKVELWKTGAEIQQMIQKRRLKIQEVKHSVDFSRIHADRKIAEGVQVFTSLKESVERGLNELINTIKEKQKTTEKQAEAFIKELEQEISELMKRSTEVKQVLRSEDHLHLLQSVQSLNIQQPPPTKDWTVVSVRQSSYEGTVVKAVVQLEETLSKEMKKLLEAELKMVQQYGVDVTLDPDTAHPNLILSDDRKQVKDRDLLSMLLRKNLPDTPKRFSECACVLGKQSFSSGRLYFKVQVKGKTDWDLGLARESINRKGAVALSPQYGYWTIWLRNGNEYYAADGPPVLLSLKSQPKTVGVFVDYEEGLVSFYDVDAAALIYSFTGCSFTEKLFPYFSPCDNDDGKNAAPLIISPVRGK